Proteins encoded together in one Myxocyprinus asiaticus isolate MX2 ecotype Aquarium Trade chromosome 9, UBuf_Myxa_2, whole genome shotgun sequence window:
- the LOC127446432 gene encoding actin-binding Rho-activating protein-like, with translation MSTAAVQQNRPFNRAIRKIKVASTVTSLAKSWQSWANDHTGKQDTIPSGWMPDTIIEDEKEKQKEKSEMKLLVTPRVISVNGENSSDKIKTGTVTKAIIPKITECGKDIVSTIKEKINTNQLVSEDTKNFLGNESPTRRRICGGKAGALAKVLGQKDEKKMGSRSSSVDTEDSGLGEEASLSDNSDQNENEPKKHVSRTKIKVTTMGDLRSRWQQFAENHIEGQKVNPFSDDFDYEHAMAVRLLKGDAGYGRPKEGSKTAQRADRAQKHIYREMEELCFIIRDMGQQDKQGRIYVNFGRLFDRYVKISDKVVGILLRCRKHKMVDFEGEMLWKGQDDDVKITLLV, from the exons ATGAGTACGGCTGCCGTCCAGCAAAATCGGCCTTTCAACAGAGCCATCAGAAAGATCAAGGTGGCTTCGACGGTGACCAGCCTTGCCAAAAGCTGGCAAAGCTGGGCAAATGACCACACCGGCAAGCAAGACACGATCCCAAGTGGTTGGATGCCTGACACCATCATTGAGGatgagaaagaaaaacagaaggagaagaGCGAGATGAAACTCTTGGTCACACCTCGCGTGATATCTGTGAATGGCGAAAATAGTTCAGACAAGATCAAGACAGGAACCGTGACTAAGGCCATCATACCGAAAATTACAGAGTGTGGGAAAGACATTGTGAGCACCATCAAGGAGAAGATCAACACCAATCAGTTGGTATCAGAGGACACGAAAAACTTCTTGGGCAATGAGTCTCCTACTAGGAGACGCATCTGTGGTGGGAAAGCTGGAGCGTTGGCAAAGGTGCTGGGACAGAAAGATGAAAAGAAAATGGGATCCCGAAGTAGCAGTGTTGATACAGAGGACAGTGGACTTGGGGAGGAAGCGTCGTTGAGTGACAATAGCGACCAGAATGAGAATGAACCGAAGAAACATGTCAGCAGGACCAAG ATTAAGGTAACCACAATGGGTGACCTGAGGAGCAGGTGGCAACAGTTTGCTGAAAACCACATTGAAGGTCAGAAGGTAAACCCTTTCAGCGATGACTTCGACTACGAGCATGCAATGGCTGTTCGACTTCTCAAGGGCGACGCAGGATACGGTCGCCCCAAAGAGGGATCGAAAACCGCCCAACGAGCCGATCGAGCCCAGAAACACATCTACCGTGAGATGGAGGAGTTGTGTTTTATCATACGTGACATGGGTCAACAAGACAAGCAGGGACGCATCTATGTAAACTTTGGCCGTCTGTTTGACCGTTACGTTAAAATTTCTGATAAAGTTGTGGGAATTCTGTTGCGTTGTCGCAAACACAAGATGGTGGACTTTGAGGGCGAGATGCTCTGGAAGGGCCAGGATGATGATGTCAAAATCACGCTATTGGTTTAA